The Acidobacteriota bacterium genome includes a window with the following:
- a CDS encoding DUF3604 domain-containing protein, with protein sequence GNTVDVANATWTDSIGDPSLAAVWTDPDFDPSQRAFYYARVIEIPTPCWTAYDQLRFGVEMDPEVPMTQQERAWSSPIWYTP encoded by the coding sequence GGCAACACGGTGGATGTCGCCAACGCCACCTGGACCGACTCCATCGGCGACCCGTCGCTCGCCGCGGTGTGGACCGACCCCGACTTCGACCCGTCGCAGCGGGCCTTTTACTACGCGCGGGTCATCGAGATCCCGACCCCGTGCTGGACCGCGTACGACCAGCTCCGATTCGGCGTCGAGATGGACCCCGAGGTGCCGATGACACAACAGGAGCGGGCGTGGTCGAGCCCGATCTGGTACACGCCGTGA